The following proteins are encoded in a genomic region of bacterium:
- the dnaE gene encoding DNA polymerase III subunit alpha: MTAPRHSSRAGSAAPSTPSRAGRSKPSGGTSPWSASTGRRCSTATCCASCTTTSRATNGSWNGSTTEHLDERCRSRASPAGGRPPEARLMRAPYVELHCHSNFSFLDGGSHPAELAARAAELEMPALAITDRGGVYGAVKFLQACRKLGVKPLIGTALEVDGQETVVIARNLRGYSNLCRLLSLAHADQPKGEARATLTRVAEHKGDLFYLSATDDERRLRELQEALGNESVFSELHHHLRPEDPWVLEGRASMAKRCGAAVVATNQVHYHVPERRRLHDVLVAIRHRTTLDGARPHLFPNAEHHLKAGDEMRPLFKGHAEALAAPWDIAQECAVELDFRKVRFPGYPVPAGETPFSFLYKLCFEGVRERYRPITPEVARRLQRELEVIEKTGLAEFFLINWDLMRFAREHGVPGQGRGSAADSIVAYVLGITRVDPIEHNLLFERFLHEEMTSTPDIDIDFSTKHREQVIQYVYDKYGWERTGMVCNVVTFQPRMAIRQVGKALGFSAELLDRLAKGVDRWPAPGEMLTPPGNPTEGVEDSMTGAMPPPADMRPQSWQQFLELCREVIEFPRHLSIHVGGMLVTGEPLVDIVPVEPATMEGRRVVQFNKDDVEDLGLIKVDLLGLRTLSVVAETLDLIQDTTGTRPDLDRLPLDDPKVFEMCSEADTIGVFQIESRAQMQTLPRTRPQSFNDLVVEVAIIRPGPIQGNAVHPYIRRKQGREPVIYAHPLLEPVLKDTLGVILYQEQIIEIAMRVAGMTPSQADGFRRAMTRHLNRVEMSSLEGDFINGCLANSVPREVADQLFAAVQGFAVYGFCRSHAAAFARTTYETAWLKLNYPVEFGCGLLNHQPMGFYHPSVLVEDLKRHGVKVLPVDVNRSYARCLPEPLALSPTKPQLAEGPPSSTRPSLPRRPTEISVSVASTQAVKAQAAMTHAMRIGLNYVRDLGEDGRNAIVAERRRAGPYSSFDDFLNRLRGGPIGPRAVRNLVMVGAFDALRQPRRKLLWGWQERWHGHGLRRGLGTQAELRLNGTAPDLPAVDEFDANQLEYRISDLSTGHHLIHFCRDRLRAMGALESNQLPSIPDRHRVRVAGLVITRQAPSTAKKIRFFTLEDEFGQVNVTIKPDVYDRYRHIANRQPILIIDGVMQRQDGVWSVLASHIEALRGVPRPQQRSHDYR, translated from the coding sequence ATGACCGCACCCCGGCATTCATCTCGGGCGGGTTCAGCGGCTCCATCGACCCCATCGCGCGCTGGAAGGTCGAAACCGAGTGGTGGCACGAGCCCGTGGTCCGCGAGTACTGGAAGGCGCTGCTCAACAGCAACGTGCTGTGCGAGCTGTACCACGACCTCTCGCGCGACGAATGGTTCGTGGAACGGGTCTACGACTGAGCACCTTGACGAACGATGCCGGAGCCGAGCATCGCCGGCCGGCGGTAGACCTCCCGAGGCCCGCCTGATGCGCGCGCCCTACGTCGAGCTGCACTGCCACTCCAACTTCTCCTTCCTCGATGGCGGCTCGCATCCCGCCGAGCTGGCGGCGCGCGCCGCCGAGCTCGAGATGCCCGCGCTCGCGATCACCGATCGCGGCGGGGTCTATGGCGCGGTGAAGTTCCTCCAGGCCTGCCGCAAGCTCGGGGTCAAGCCGCTCATCGGCACGGCGCTGGAGGTCGATGGCCAGGAGACGGTGGTCATCGCCCGCAACCTGCGCGGTTACTCCAACCTCTGCCGGCTCCTGAGCCTTGCTCACGCCGATCAACCGAAAGGCGAGGCGCGCGCGACGCTCACCAGGGTCGCCGAGCACAAGGGCGACCTCTTCTATCTCAGCGCCACCGACGATGAACGGCGCCTGCGCGAGCTCCAGGAGGCGCTCGGCAACGAGAGCGTTTTCAGCGAGCTCCACCACCACCTTCGCCCTGAGGACCCATGGGTGCTCGAGGGCCGGGCGTCGATGGCGAAGCGGTGCGGGGCCGCCGTCGTTGCCACCAACCAGGTCCACTACCACGTCCCTGAGCGGCGCCGCCTCCACGACGTGCTGGTCGCGATCCGCCACCGCACCACCCTGGACGGGGCGCGGCCGCACCTCTTCCCCAACGCCGAGCATCACCTGAAGGCAGGCGATGAGATGCGCCCGCTCTTCAAAGGCCACGCCGAGGCGCTGGCGGCGCCGTGGGACATCGCGCAGGAGTGTGCTGTCGAGCTCGATTTCCGCAAGGTGCGCTTCCCGGGCTACCCGGTGCCCGCGGGCGAAACCCCTTTCTCGTTTCTCTACAAGCTCTGCTTCGAAGGCGTTCGAGAGCGCTACAGGCCGATCACGCCCGAGGTGGCCCGCCGGCTCCAACGCGAGCTCGAGGTCATCGAGAAGACCGGGCTCGCCGAGTTCTTCCTCATCAACTGGGACCTCATGCGTTTCGCGCGTGAGCACGGCGTCCCCGGCCAGGGCCGCGGCTCGGCCGCCGACTCGATCGTCGCCTACGTGCTCGGCATCACGCGCGTCGACCCCATCGAGCACAACCTCCTCTTCGAGCGCTTCCTGCACGAGGAGATGACGAGCACGCCGGACATCGACATCGACTTCTCGACCAAGCACCGCGAGCAGGTGATCCAGTACGTCTACGACAAGTACGGCTGGGAGCGGACCGGGATGGTGTGCAACGTGGTCACCTTCCAGCCGCGCATGGCGATCCGGCAGGTGGGCAAGGCGCTGGGCTTCTCGGCCGAGCTGCTCGACCGGCTCGCCAAGGGCGTGGACCGATGGCCGGCCCCAGGCGAGATGTTGACGCCGCCTGGAAACCCCACGGAAGGCGTCGAGGATTCGATGACCGGCGCGATGCCGCCGCCGGCGGATATGCGTCCCCAGAGCTGGCAGCAGTTCCTGGAGCTGTGCCGGGAGGTCATCGAATTCCCGCGGCACCTCTCGATCCACGTGGGCGGGATGCTGGTCACCGGCGAGCCGCTGGTCGACATCGTGCCGGTCGAGCCGGCCACGATGGAAGGGCGCCGGGTCGTCCAGTTCAACAAGGACGACGTCGAGGACCTGGGCCTGATCAAGGTGGACCTGCTCGGTCTGCGCACGCTTTCGGTCGTGGCCGAGACCCTGGACCTCATCCAAGACACCACCGGCACGCGCCCAGACCTCGACCGGCTGCCGCTGGACGATCCGAAGGTGTTCGAGATGTGCAGCGAGGCGGACACCATCGGCGTCTTCCAGATCGAGTCGCGTGCCCAGATGCAGACCCTCCCGCGCACCCGGCCGCAGAGCTTCAACGATCTGGTGGTCGAGGTCGCGATCATCCGGCCCGGTCCGATCCAGGGCAATGCCGTCCATCCCTACATCCGGCGCAAGCAGGGCCGCGAGCCGGTGATCTACGCGCATCCGCTGCTCGAGCCCGTCCTCAAGGACACGCTCGGCGTGATTCTCTACCAGGAGCAGATCATCGAGATCGCCATGCGGGTCGCGGGCATGACGCCCAGCCAGGCGGACGGCTTCCGGCGCGCGATGACCCGCCACCTCAACCGCGTCGAGATGTCTTCGCTGGAGGGTGATTTCATCAACGGCTGCCTCGCCAACAGCGTGCCGCGCGAGGTCGCGGACCAGCTCTTCGCCGCCGTGCAGGGCTTCGCCGTCTATGGCTTTTGCCGCTCGCATGCCGCCGCCTTCGCGCGCACGACCTACGAGACGGCGTGGCTCAAGCTCAATTATCCGGTCGAGTTCGGCTGCGGCCTCCTGAACCACCAGCCGATGGGCTTCTACCACCCCAGCGTGCTGGTCGAGGACCTGAAGCGCCACGGAGTGAAGGTGCTGCCGGTGGACGTCAACCGTTCGTACGCAAGATGCCTCCCCGAACCCCTGGCCCTCTCCCCAACCAAGCCACAGCTCGCCGAGGGCCCTCCCTCCTCCACCAGGCCGTCCCTCCCCCGCCGGCCAACCGAAATCAGCGTATCGGTCGCGTCAACCCAGGCGGTTAAGGCGCAGGCGGCCATGACCCACGCCATGCGCATCGGCCTCAACTACGTCCGCGACCTGGGCGAGGACGGCCGCAACGCGATCGTCGCCGAGCGCCGGCGCGCCGGCCCTTACAGCTCCTTCGACGATTTTTTGAACCGCCTCCGCGGCGGACCCATCGGCCCTCGCGCGGTCCGCAACCTCGTCATGGTCGGCGCCTTCGATGCCCTCCGCCAACCCCGGCGCAAGCTCCTGTGGGGCTGGCAGGAACGATGGCACGGCCACGGTCTGCGCCGGGGCCTTGGGACCCAAGCCGAGCTGCGACTGAACGGCACCGCTCCCGACCTGCCAGCGGTCGACGAGTTCGACGCCAACCAGCTCGAGTACCGAATCTCAGACCTCTCCACCGGCCACCACCTCATCCACTTCTGCCGCGACCGACTCCGAGCGATGGGCGCCCTCGAGAGCAACCAGCTGCCGTCGATCCCCGACCGCCACAGGGTGCGAGTGGCCGGGTTGGTGATCACCCGCCAGGCGCCCTCGACCGCGAAGAAGATCCGCTTCTTCACCCTCGAGGACGAGTTCGGCCAGGTCAACGTCACGATCAAGCCCGACGTCTACGACCGCTACCGCCACATCGCTAACCGCCAACCGATCTTGATCATCGACGGCGTGATGCAGCGCCAAGATGGTGTCTGGTCGGTGCTCGCGAGCCACATCGAAGCGCTCCGGGGCGTGCCCCGGCCCCAGCAGCGCTCGCACGATTACCGTTAG
- the glpK gene encoding glycerol kinase, which produces MVLSLDEGTTGATALAVGLDGEVRGQGYREITQHYPEPGWVEHDPEEIWTAVQRAASDALAAAGATPADVRAIGITNQRETLVIWDRRTLRPLGPAIVWQDRRTAAECTRLRAAGHEDRVREITGLVLDPYFTATKLAWALEHLEGAAGAAVGTVDSWLVARLSAGRDHVTDASNASRTLLFDIGRGTWSEEMAGLFGVSLANLPAVVDSSGDISRSDPASFGGIGVPISGIAGDQQAALFGQACTKVGMAKNTYGTGSFVLLQTGADRVASKTGMLTTVAWRRGGQLTYALEGAIFITGAALQWLRDGLGIIGSAAEAGPIASSVPDSGGVFMVPAFVGLGAPHWDPYARGTIVGLTRGSARAHLVRAAVESMAYQTCDVVEAMERDTGEPMHELRVDGGAAVMDVLCQFQADLLGIPVRRPRNNETTALGAAFLAGLGAGIWTDSDLKDLWKLDREFEPKMPRDQAEALLTQWRNAVKRSRQWALPDNQ; this is translated from the coding sequence GTGGTCCTCAGCCTGGACGAGGGCACGACCGGCGCCACCGCCCTCGCTGTCGGCCTCGATGGCGAGGTGCGCGGCCAGGGCTATCGCGAGATCACGCAGCACTATCCCGAGCCCGGCTGGGTGGAGCACGACCCAGAGGAGATCTGGACGGCCGTGCAGCGCGCCGCGAGCGATGCGCTCGCCGCGGCGGGGGCGACGCCCGCGGACGTTCGAGCGATTGGGATCACCAACCAGCGCGAGACGCTCGTCATCTGGGATCGCCGCACGCTCAGGCCCCTAGGTCCGGCCATCGTCTGGCAGGACCGGCGGACCGCCGCCGAGTGCACCCGGCTCCGCGCGGCCGGGCACGAGGACAGGGTGCGCGAGATCACCGGCCTCGTGCTGGACCCGTACTTCACGGCCACCAAGCTCGCCTGGGCGCTGGAGCACCTGGAAGGCGCGGCCGGCGCCGCGGTGGGGACGGTCGACAGCTGGCTGGTCGCGCGCCTGTCGGCCGGGCGTGACCACGTCACCGACGCCTCCAACGCTTCGCGCACGCTGCTGTTCGACATCGGCCGGGGGACATGGAGCGAGGAGATGGCTGGACTGTTCGGCGTCTCCCTCGCCAATCTCCCCGCAGTGGTTGATTCCAGCGGCGATATCTCGCGCAGCGATCCAGCCTCGTTCGGAGGCATAGGCGTGCCGATCAGCGGCATCGCCGGCGACCAGCAGGCCGCGCTGTTCGGCCAGGCCTGCACCAAGGTCGGGATGGCGAAGAACACGTACGGCACCGGTTCGTTCGTGCTGTTGCAGACCGGGGCCGATCGCGTCGCGTCGAAGACGGGCATGCTCACGACGGTCGCGTGGCGCCGAGGCGGGCAGCTGACGTATGCGTTGGAAGGCGCCATCTTCATCACCGGCGCCGCGTTGCAATGGCTGCGCGACGGTCTCGGCATCATCGGCAGCGCCGCCGAGGCGGGCCCCATCGCGTCGTCGGTGCCGGACAGCGGCGGCGTCTTCATGGTCCCGGCCTTCGTCGGGCTCGGCGCGCCGCACTGGGACCCCTACGCCCGCGGCACGATCGTCGGCCTGACGCGCGGCAGCGCCCGCGCGCACCTGGTGCGTGCCGCGGTCGAGTCGATGGCCTATCAGACCTGTGACGTGGTCGAGGCCATGGAGCGGGACACCGGCGAGCCGATGCACGAGCTCCGGGTCGACGGCGGCGCGGCGGTGATGGACGTCCTGTGCCAGTTTCAGGCCGATTTGCTCGGCATCCCGGTGCGGCGGCCGCGGAACAACGAAACGACGGCGCTGGGCGCGGCCTTCCTCGCCGGTCTCGGCGCCGGCATCTGGACCGACTCCGACCTGAAGGACCTGTGGAAGCTCGACCGCGAGTTCGAGCCGAAGATGCCTCGCGACCAGGCGGAGGCGCTGCTGACGCAGTGGCGCAACGCGGTGAAACGGAGCCGGCAGTGGGCGCTACCTGATAATCAGTAG
- a CDS encoding DUF1003 domain-containing protein: MDPMSIGREIEDIAKDLIRHQHDHPPVRDLNREVERKLTFADRVADDFARLIGSWAFVLAQVGIMVLWVALNALNLIRPWDRYPFMFLNFILSLEAAVWVSVVLMALNRLADRDRLRAQHAYELDVKAEEELKALMNHLMHQDEILLQIVNRLDRSDREMKRLTRRLEAAMDSSIEPPTPKPSAPERPPIILPAP; the protein is encoded by the coding sequence ATGGACCCAATGTCAATCGGCCGAGAAATCGAAGACATCGCCAAAGACCTGATCAGGCATCAGCACGACCATCCGCCGGTCCGCGATCTCAACCGCGAAGTCGAACGCAAGCTGACCTTTGCCGATCGCGTCGCCGACGATTTCGCCCGCCTGATCGGGAGCTGGGCCTTCGTCCTGGCCCAGGTCGGCATCATGGTCCTGTGGGTCGCCCTGAACGCCCTCAACCTCATCCGGCCCTGGGACCGCTACCCCTTCATGTTCCTCAACTTCATCCTCAGCCTCGAGGCCGCGGTGTGGGTCTCCGTCGTGCTGATGGCCCTCAACCGGCTCGCCGACCGTGACCGGCTTCGAGCGCAGCACGCTTACGAGCTCGACGTCAAAGCCGAAGAAGAGCTCAAGGCGCTCATGAACCACCTGATGCACCAGGACGAGATCCTGCTTCAGATCGTCAACCGGCTGGACCGCAGCGATCGCGAGATGAAGCGCCTGACGCGCCGGCTGGAGGCGGCCATGGACTCGAGCATCGAACCTCCGACGCCCAAGCCCAGCGCACCGGAGCGTCCCCCGATCATCCTCCCCGCCCCATAG
- a CDS encoding FAD-dependent oxidoreductase has protein sequence MARVVVIGGGVIGCAIAERLTLERHHVTLLERDRLGGRASGAAAGELSPQAAGRTLESAARSLRMFPELVARIEKDAGVEAEYRPLPALLPAFDEDEAARLRACGGRWLDAQACRGMAPSLTPDAVGALLLNHAQITPPRFVRALARAAASRGAEIREGTPATGLVVEGGEVRGVRTPSATLEADWVVIAAGPWSSEVASSAGITVDVRPQRGQLAALSSTSVRLTQSIFWSTGYLVPKPDGTVIAGGTEEDSGFDDRPTVAGAASLLSFACRMVPDLGAATLERLWAGLRPVTPDGEPIERLAPGVANLIVATGHHRKGILLSPLAAATVASMIGGSRK, from the coding sequence ATGGCCCGGGTGGTGGTGATCGGCGGCGGCGTGATCGGCTGCGCCATCGCCGAGCGCCTGACCCTCGAACGCCATCACGTCACCCTGCTCGAACGAGACCGGCTCGGTGGCCGCGCCTCCGGCGCTGCGGCGGGCGAGCTCAGCCCTCAGGCCGCTGGCCGCACCCTCGAATCCGCCGCCCGCAGCCTGCGGATGTTTCCCGAGCTGGTGGCGCGCATTGAGAAGGACGCCGGGGTGGAGGCCGAGTACCGTCCCCTGCCGGCGCTCCTGCCCGCCTTCGACGAGGACGAGGCGGCGCGTCTCAGGGCCTGTGGAGGACGCTGGCTCGATGCCCAGGCCTGTCGTGGCATGGCTCCCTCTTTGACTCCGGACGCGGTCGGGGCTCTGCTGCTCAACCACGCACAGATCACGCCGCCGCGCTTCGTGCGCGCGCTGGCCCGGGCGGCGGCGTCACGTGGCGCGGAGATTCGAGAAGGGACACCGGCCACCGGCTTGGTCGTCGAAGGTGGCGAGGTGCGAGGCGTCAGGACTCCCTCCGCCACCCTGGAAGCGGACTGGGTCGTGATCGCGGCCGGACCCTGGAGCAGCGAGGTGGCGTCGTCGGCCGGCATCACCGTCGACGTTCGCCCGCAGCGGGGTCAGCTGGCGGCGCTCAGCTCCACGTCGGTGCGGTTGACGCAGAGCATCTTCTGGTCGACGGGATACCTGGTGCCGAAACCCGACGGCACCGTCATCGCCGGCGGCACGGAGGAGGATTCGGGATTCGACGACCGGCCGACCGTGGCGGGTGCCGCGAGTCTGTTGAGCTTCGCCTGCCGCATGGTGCCGGACCTTGGCGCGGCGACGCTCGAGCGGCTGTGGGCGGGTCTTCGACCCGTGACCCCTGACGGCGAGCCGATCGAACGCCTCGCTCCAGGCGTCGCCAACCTGATCGTCGCGACCGGTCACCACCGCAAGGGCATCCTTCTTTCCCCGCTCGCGGCGGCCACCGTCGCGTCGATGATCGGCGGCTCGAGAAAGTAA
- a CDS encoding phospholipid carrier-dependent glycosyltransferase, giving the protein MTGPPAHQLEESQAPQARRERTHLDRWDLVALLTLTAVAFVLRFFSPIMPDVFAHPFHGPAVSDCVSSTPIDPQGDPGTLCGLAYPFNRGYPDANGQLSPPNGQVFDEIYFPVDAYDDVKGMEVCRPSTVNCRFNYFDPEPPLGKLIIAAGEWSYGWYRAHFQGATGDYIDLGFKPFGWRIAACLFGTLCISIMYLLARRLWPNRLFAIAAATLACFDGMFFIQSRIGMIDIFPIFFILLAYLLYLVHVQSRGPRGSLISLLALGIVLGIGIASKWIVLAAFASIVFLLVIRAVRRHVNFHVGPPGGPIWSWGRGDGPAVPGGVRWQVYLPLALVALVVIPAAIYVAAWYPFFARGQFHNLADLIDYQRASYIYHATLKATHPYGSPWWSWPFLSRPVLYYAEYTGLGVDHWTGQQLVSRMANLGNPWIWWTSLPCVASLPYFILRHRSFPATVILLGFISQYLPWSQISRVIFMYHMFGGLIFMILALAFVLTHMAEHLRPPGRQLLVVNHLAVAVVFFMYFYPVWTGLPISGSAYFIGSGTPPWGPKIWLINCKANLPPGQPQLWCWN; this is encoded by the coding sequence TTGACGGGGCCGCCCGCCCATCAGTTAGAAGAGTCACAAGCACCACAGGCTCGGCGCGAGCGAACCCATCTCGACCGCTGGGATCTGGTCGCGCTCCTGACGCTGACGGCCGTCGCGTTCGTCCTGCGCTTCTTCAGCCCGATCATGCCCGACGTTTTCGCCCACCCGTTCCACGGCCCGGCCGTTTCCGACTGCGTTTCGAGCACGCCCATCGACCCTCAGGGTGACCCGGGCACGCTGTGCGGCCTCGCCTACCCGTTCAACCGCGGCTACCCGGACGCCAACGGCCAGCTGTCGCCGCCCAACGGCCAGGTTTTCGACGAGATCTACTTCCCCGTCGACGCCTATGACGACGTCAAGGGCATGGAGGTGTGCCGGCCGTCCACGGTCAACTGCCGGTTCAACTATTTCGACCCTGAGCCTCCGCTCGGCAAGCTGATCATCGCCGCCGGCGAGTGGAGCTACGGCTGGTACCGGGCTCACTTCCAGGGCGCCACCGGCGATTACATCGACCTGGGATTCAAGCCTTTTGGCTGGCGAATCGCCGCATGCCTCTTCGGCACGCTCTGCATCTCGATCATGTACCTGCTCGCCCGGCGCCTGTGGCCCAACCGGCTGTTTGCGATCGCCGCCGCCACGCTCGCCTGTTTCGACGGGATGTTCTTCATCCAATCTCGAATCGGAATGATCGACATCTTTCCGATCTTCTTCATCCTGCTCGCCTACCTTCTCTACCTGGTCCACGTCCAGAGCCGCGGTCCGCGCGGGTCGCTGATCTCACTGCTGGCGCTCGGAATCGTCCTGGGCATCGGCATCGCCTCGAAGTGGATCGTCCTCGCCGCGTTCGCGAGCATCGTTTTCCTCCTCGTCATCCGGGCCGTCCGCCGGCACGTGAATTTCCACGTCGGTCCGCCCGGCGGCCCGATCTGGTCGTGGGGCCGAGGCGATGGGCCCGCGGTCCCGGGCGGCGTGCGGTGGCAGGTGTACCTGCCGCTGGCCCTGGTCGCCCTGGTGGTGATCCCGGCCGCGATCTACGTCGCCGCGTGGTACCCGTTCTTCGCCCGCGGCCAGTTCCACAACCTGGCCGACCTCATCGACTACCAGCGGGCGTCGTACATCTACCACGCGACGTTGAAAGCCACGCATCCGTATGGCTCGCCGTGGTGGTCGTGGCCGTTCCTGTCGCGGCCGGTGCTCTATTACGCCGAGTACACCGGCCTGGGGGTGGACCACTGGACGGGCCAGCAGCTCGTTTCGCGGATGGCGAACCTTGGTAACCCCTGGATCTGGTGGACGAGCCTGCCCTGCGTGGCGTCGCTGCCGTACTTCATCCTCCGGCACCGAAGCTTCCCGGCCACGGTGATCCTGCTCGGGTTCATCAGCCAGTACCTGCCCTGGTCTCAGATCAGCCGGGTGATCTTCATGTACCACATGTTCGGCGGGCTCATCTTCATGATCCTGGCGCTCGCGTTCGTGCTCACCCACATGGCCGAGCACCTGCGTCCGCCCGGCCGGCAGCTCCTGGTCGTCAACCACCTGGCGGTGGCCGTGGTCTTCTTCATGTACTTCTACCCGGTCTGGACCGGCCTGCCGATCTCCGGCTCGGCGTACTTCATCGGTTCGGGGACGCCGCCTTGGGGGCCGAAGATCTGGCTCATCAACTGCAAGGCCAACCTGCCGCCTGGGCAGCCACAGTTGTGGTGTTGGAACTAG
- the moeB gene encoding molybdopterin-synthase adenylyltransferase MoeB: MAQGKGFTPDQVARYARHLILPEVGGTGQRKLLASSVLLLGAGGLGSPAAMYLAAAGVGKIGIVDFDVVDSSNLQRQILHGTADIGRTKVESAASTLRGLNPDVEVVPINEHLNSETAMRIFAPYDIILDGTDNFPTRYLANDAAHFLAKPLMHGSIFRFEGRLAMFNSANGTGCYRCLFPEPPPPGSTQSCAEAGVFGVLPGIIGSLMAFETIKYMLGIGQSMIGRYLLFEGEDMSFRELKLRQSKTCPLCGENPTIDSLIDYEAWCGAPLMEPSEARAS, from the coding sequence ATGGCTCAAGGCAAAGGATTCACACCCGACCAGGTTGCCCGCTACGCCCGGCATTTGATTCTGCCCGAGGTGGGCGGCACCGGCCAGCGCAAGCTTTTGGCGTCGAGCGTGCTGCTCTTGGGGGCGGGCGGCCTCGGCTCGCCGGCGGCCATGTACCTGGCGGCCGCGGGCGTCGGCAAGATCGGGATCGTCGATTTCGACGTCGTCGACTCCTCCAACCTCCAGCGGCAGATCCTGCACGGGACCGCGGACATCGGACGCACGAAGGTCGAGTCGGCGGCATCCACGCTGCGCGGCCTCAATCCGGACGTCGAGGTGGTGCCGATCAACGAGCACCTCAACTCGGAGACCGCGATGCGGATCTTTGCCCCGTACGACATCATCCTGGACGGAACCGACAACTTCCCGACGCGCTACCTCGCGAACGATGCCGCCCACTTCCTGGCCAAGCCGCTGATGCACGGCAGCATCTTCCGGTTCGAAGGCCGCCTGGCGATGTTCAACTCGGCCAACGGCACGGGCTGCTACCGCTGCCTGTTCCCCGAGCCGCCGCCGCCGGGGTCGACTCAGAGCTGCGCCGAAGCGGGCGTGTTCGGAGTCCTGCCCGGAATCATCGGCAGCTTGATGGCCTTCGAAACCATCAAGTACATGCTCGGCATCGGCCAGTCGATGATCGGCCGTTACCTGCTGTTCGAGGGCGAGGACATGAGCTTCCGCGAACTGAAGCTGCGGCAGAGCAAGACCTGCCCACTGTGCGGCGAGAACCCGACCATCGACTCACTGATCGACTATGAAGCGTGGTGCGGCGCTCCCCTCATGGAACCCTCCGAAGCCCGAGCGAGCTAA
- the larE gene encoding ATP-dependent sacrificial sulfur transferase LarE yields the protein MIQLDRNDPNRLDIARGIVRDLGSVLVAYSGGVDSTLLLKLGLDELGDGAVAVLASSPAYPEAEQEEARALAKTLGAKLVEVSTGEVALEAYARNHADRCFHCKEELFGTLEPIQRELGLAHLAYGATADDAGDHRPGHGSAIRRGVRFPLLEAGMGKAEIRAAARALGLPNWNKPSFACLSSRIPHGTQVTVLALRQIEAAEAALKALGFSQVRVRHHGDVARIEVEPADIARLLADRGQVVSAVRKAGYKFVSADLEGYATGSLNRTWKPGA from the coding sequence ATGATCCAGCTGGACCGCAACGACCCGAACCGCCTGGACATCGCCCGCGGGATCGTGCGCGACCTGGGGTCGGTGCTGGTGGCGTACTCGGGCGGCGTTGATTCCACGCTGCTGTTGAAGCTCGGGCTGGACGAGCTTGGCGACGGCGCGGTCGCTGTTCTGGCCAGCTCTCCGGCTTATCCCGAGGCCGAGCAGGAAGAGGCTCGCGCACTGGCCAAGACGCTGGGCGCCAAGCTGGTCGAGGTGTCGACCGGCGAAGTCGCGCTCGAGGCGTACGCGCGCAACCACGCCGACCGCTGCTTCCACTGCAAGGAGGAGCTGTTCGGCACCCTCGAGCCGATTCAACGTGAGCTGGGGCTCGCGCATCTCGCTTACGGCGCCACCGCCGACGATGCCGGCGATCACCGTCCCGGACACGGGTCCGCCATCCGCCGCGGCGTGCGCTTTCCCCTGCTCGAGGCGGGGATGGGCAAGGCGGAGATCCGGGCGGCTGCACGCGCCCTGGGCCTGCCCAACTGGAACAAGCCGTCGTTTGCGTGCCTTTCGTCGCGCATCCCGCACGGCACGCAGGTGACGGTGCTGGCGCTGCGGCAGATCGAGGCCGCCGAAGCCGCGCTCAAAGCGCTGGGCTTCTCGCAGGTGCGGGTGAGGCACCACGGCGACGTGGCCCGGATCGAAGTCGAGCCCGCGGACATCGCGCGGCTGCTGGCCGATCGGGGCCAGGTCGTGAGCGCGGTGCGGAAGGCCGGCTACAAGTTCGTCTCCGCCGACCTCGAGGGCTACGCGACCGGAAGCCTGAATCGAACCTGGAAACCCGGCGCGTAG
- a CDS encoding alpha/beta hydrolase, protein MRIVLGHGASGNAASMKPYVDGFKRRGIDAVAVDLPRGSAEHAVPVFIKASGRGHQAIGGGQSFGGRVASLAAVEADFGGLILFSYPLHRPGFTDERRTVHLPSIRCPTLFLSGDRDPFARLDLLRESVKLVPNARLEVFKGQGHGLLAVLDQALDVAADFISTLK, encoded by the coding sequence ATGAGGATCGTGCTCGGTCATGGCGCATCGGGCAATGCAGCGTCGATGAAGCCCTACGTCGATGGTTTCAAGCGTCGCGGAATCGATGCCGTCGCGGTCGATCTTCCACGCGGAAGCGCGGAGCACGCGGTCCCCGTTTTCATCAAGGCCTCGGGACGAGGACACCAGGCCATCGGTGGCGGCCAGTCGTTCGGCGGCAGGGTCGCGAGCCTGGCCGCGGTCGAGGCGGACTTCGGTGGACTGATCCTCTTTTCGTATCCGCTTCACCGGCCGGGCTTCACCGACGAGCGCCGCACCGTGCACCTGCCCTCCATTCGCTGCCCCACCCTGTTCCTGAGCGGCGACCGCGATCCCTTTGCGCGCCTCGACCTCCTGCGGGAGTCCGTCAAGCTCGTCCCCAACGCCCGCCTCGAGGTCTTCAAGGGGCAAGGCCACGGCCTGCTCGCCGTCCTGGACCAGGCGCTCGACGTTGCGGCCGATTTCATCAGCACCCTCAAATGA